The following proteins are co-located in the Corynebacterium kalinowskii genome:
- a CDS encoding polyprenyl synthetase family protein, with the protein MSNGQAGLPTTGEQPAELVTQVTAAEGNAPQFTLGDPDLTDSINKGLAQVEEYLLSELSRGESFVTDKVLHLAQAGGKRFRPMFALIASQYGSKPGCQEVIAAATVVEMTHLATLYHDDVMDEAEKRRGVDSANARWNNSVAILAGDILLANVSRIMADLGVETVAHFAETFHDLVTGQMRETVGAEGRDEIAHYMDVIKEKTGVLIASAGYLGALHSGASPEARGALRNFGYDIGMVFQIVDDIIDIFSDYSQSGKNPGTDLREGVFTLPVLYALAEDTPVGAQLRDKLTGPVGDDDALLAEVLDLLGRSTGRERALADVHSLLAQAEAELAKLPSGPATDALITLARLTVSRVG; encoded by the coding sequence ATGAGCAACGGCCAGGCCGGTTTGCCGACCACTGGCGAGCAGCCAGCAGAGCTTGTCACCCAGGTGACCGCAGCAGAAGGAAACGCTCCGCAGTTTACTCTCGGCGACCCAGACCTCACCGACTCGATCAACAAGGGGTTAGCGCAGGTAGAAGAATACTTGCTCTCTGAGCTCTCCCGCGGTGAAAGCTTTGTTACGGACAAAGTGCTTCATCTGGCTCAGGCCGGTGGAAAGCGTTTCCGTCCGATGTTCGCGCTGATCGCTTCCCAGTATGGCTCCAAGCCGGGCTGCCAAGAAGTTATCGCTGCGGCCACCGTGGTGGAGATGACGCACCTGGCCACGCTGTACCACGACGATGTCATGGACGAGGCTGAAAAGCGTCGTGGCGTCGATTCTGCTAACGCTCGCTGGAACAACTCAGTGGCAATTCTTGCTGGCGACATCTTGCTTGCCAATGTGTCCCGAATTATGGCGGACCTCGGCGTCGAAACGGTTGCGCACTTTGCGGAGACTTTCCATGACCTGGTGACCGGGCAGATGCGGGAAACCGTGGGCGCTGAGGGGCGCGACGAGATCGCGCACTACATGGATGTGATCAAGGAGAAGACCGGCGTCCTCATTGCCTCTGCCGGCTACCTCGGCGCACTGCATTCGGGAGCCTCTCCTGAGGCCAGGGGAGCCTTGCGCAATTTCGGCTATGACATCGGCATGGTGTTCCAGATCGTGGATGACATCATCGACATCTTCTCTGACTACTCCCAGTCCGGAAAGAATCCGGGCACCGATCTGCGCGAAGGCGTCTTCACCCTCCCGGTGCTCTATGCTCTCGCCGAGGACACCCCTGTGGGCGCCCAGCTGCGCGACAAGCTCACTGGCCCTGTGGGGGATGACGACGCCCTCCTCGCCGAAGTTCTGGACCTCCTCGGGCGCTCCACCGGCCGTGAGCGCGCGCTTGCCGACGTCCATTCCCTCCTTGCCCAAGCCGAAGCTGAACTCGCCAAGCTGCCGTCCGGTCCAGCCACTGATGCGTTGATCACTTTGGCTCGACTGACGGTCTCCCGAGTAGGCTAA
- a CDS encoding geranylgeranyl reductase family protein, which translates to MEGVSQTFHFDVLIVGAGPAGAAAAFFASKQGLSALLVDAEQFPRDKTCGDGLTPRAMRMLEKMGLAGQLTATYRSNGLKLHGFGGSVTAPWPDSPFGEVGSACRRTEFDHLLVQHASAQPEVTTWLGATVHSPTLQGGRVAEVVVTHEGVDKQVRPRHVIVADGVRSTFGKQLGREWHRGEVYGIAARSYCATPLSDEPWIHSHLELRSPDGVAQPGYGWIFPLGNGFANVGCGALSTDKRPARVNTKKLLHHYADSLAVEWSFGAPSEVASALLPMGGAVTGVAGPNWMLIGDAAACVNPLNGEGIDYALETAELAIDLCTASKDFTLVWPFVLREHYGEAFMLARTLARALTYPQFLPVFGPVGLRVPILMRSAARLMGNLVTEEDRDMVSRVWQSAGRLMVGARSESPLWS; encoded by the coding sequence ATGGAAGGTGTGAGCCAAACCTTCCACTTTGATGTTCTCATCGTCGGTGCGGGACCAGCTGGTGCCGCCGCCGCATTTTTCGCCTCCAAGCAGGGTCTTTCCGCCTTGCTTGTCGACGCCGAGCAGTTCCCGCGCGACAAAACGTGCGGCGACGGACTCACGCCGCGAGCCATGCGCATGTTGGAAAAGATGGGTCTGGCCGGGCAGCTCACCGCCACTTATCGCTCAAACGGGCTCAAACTCCACGGCTTCGGCGGATCCGTCACTGCCCCTTGGCCCGACTCCCCATTCGGAGAAGTCGGCTCCGCCTGCAGGCGCACCGAATTTGACCACCTGCTGGTCCAGCACGCCAGCGCGCAGCCTGAGGTCACGACGTGGCTCGGCGCTACCGTCCACTCCCCGACTTTGCAGGGTGGCCGCGTTGCGGAGGTGGTGGTGACGCACGAGGGCGTCGATAAGCAGGTGCGGCCACGGCACGTGATTGTGGCAGATGGGGTGCGATCCACGTTTGGCAAGCAGCTGGGGCGCGAGTGGCACCGCGGCGAGGTGTACGGCATCGCCGCACGGTCCTATTGCGCCACCCCGCTTTCCGACGAACCCTGGATCCATTCCCACTTGGAGCTCCGCTCACCGGATGGCGTGGCCCAACCCGGATACGGCTGGATCTTTCCGCTCGGCAATGGCTTCGCCAACGTCGGCTGCGGCGCACTGTCCACCGACAAGCGACCTGCGCGGGTGAACACGAAGAAGCTGCTGCACCACTACGCTGATTCGTTGGCTGTCGAGTGGTCCTTCGGAGCCCCTTCCGAGGTAGCTTCGGCTTTGCTCCCGATGGGTGGCGCTGTCACAGGTGTGGCGGGGCCAAATTGGATGCTCATCGGCGACGCCGCTGCTTGCGTCAACCCACTGAACGGTGAAGGAATTGACTACGCGCTGGAAACAGCTGAGCTGGCCATTGACCTGTGCACCGCGTCCAAAGACTTTACCTTGGTCTGGCCTTTTGTCCTGCGGGAGCACTACGGCGAGGCATTCATGCTCGCCCGCACTCTGGCCCGGGCTCTGACCTATCCGCAGTTCCTGCCGGTGTTCGGACCAGTTGGCTTGCGAGTGCCCATCCTGATGCGTTCCGCGGCGCGACTGATGGGAAACCTGGTCACCGAAGAGGACCGCGATATGGTCTCTCGCGTGTGGCAATCTGCCGGACGGCTCATGGTGGGAGCCAGGTCCGAGTCGCCACTGTGGTCCTAG
- a CDS encoding demethylmenaquinone methyltransferase → MKATLDKQPIDVARMFDQVGKKYDITNTVLTLGIDAHWRRRTRERLALKPGELVLDLAAGTAVSTTELAKSGATCIACDFSLGMLAAGKHRDVPKVAGDGMQLPFPDNTFDAVTISYGLRNIHDHESAIRELARVTKPGGRLCIAEFSTPIVPIFAQAYSLVLRALPAIARAVSSNPTAYEYLADSIRAWPDQEELARRINRNGWEGAGWQNLTFGIVALHSAVKPS, encoded by the coding sequence ATTAAGGCAACGCTGGACAAGCAGCCCATCGACGTCGCTCGGATGTTTGACCAGGTAGGCAAGAAGTACGACATCACCAATACGGTGCTCACGCTCGGAATCGATGCCCACTGGCGTCGACGCACCCGCGAACGGTTGGCGCTAAAGCCCGGTGAATTAGTGCTTGACCTCGCCGCTGGCACCGCTGTCTCCACCACCGAGCTGGCCAAATCCGGCGCCACCTGCATCGCCTGCGATTTCTCGCTTGGCATGCTTGCCGCCGGAAAGCACAGAGACGTGCCCAAGGTCGCCGGCGATGGCATGCAACTGCCGTTCCCAGACAACACCTTTGACGCCGTGACGATCTCCTACGGACTGCGCAACATCCACGACCATGAATCCGCCATCCGCGAGCTCGCTCGCGTGACCAAGCCAGGCGGACGCCTCTGCATCGCAGAATTCTCCACACCAATCGTGCCGATCTTCGCGCAGGCCTATTCTTTGGTGTTGCGAGCGCTGCCCGCTATTGCCCGGGCCGTGAGCTCCAATCCTACTGCTTACGAGTACCTCGCCGATTCCATTCGTGCCTGGCCGGACCAGGAAGAACTAGCCCGACGCATCAATAGAAATGGCTGGGAGGGCGCCGGCTGGCAGAACCTCACCTTCGGTATCGTCGCTTTGCACTCGGCTGTTAAACCGTCCTAA
- a CDS encoding glycosyltransferase family 4 protein, whose translation MRVAIVAESFLPNVNGVTNSVLRVLEHLHAQGHEALVIAPGARDFEEEIPDYLGFEIFRVPTIMVPLINSLPVGVPIPAVTQALRNFNPDIIHLASPYVLGGAGALAARQLRIPAIAIYQTDVAGFATKYKLTLLAAASWEWTRTLHNMCQRTLAPSSVTIAELEAHGINEIYHWGRGVDTVRFHPSKRSEELRTVWDPTRSKRIVGFVGRLAAEKGVDRLVSLAHRNDLQLVIVGDGPERQRLERLLPTAVFMGALGGEELSRAYASLDLFVHTGEFETFCQAIQEAHASGVPTIGPRAGGPIDLITPGVDGDLLDVETFSEELPHAVDQILDPRRYDRYAAASRNTVRTKTWQSLCEQLLKHYDAVIAESKRVPLTIFGPLPELPLWAAKALGARVD comes from the coding sequence ATGCGTGTTGCCATTGTTGCTGAGTCATTCCTGCCGAATGTCAATGGAGTGACCAACTCCGTTCTGAGAGTCCTCGAGCACCTCCACGCGCAAGGGCATGAGGCCCTCGTGATTGCCCCGGGTGCCCGCGACTTCGAGGAAGAGATCCCCGACTACCTCGGGTTTGAAATCTTCCGAGTTCCGACCATCATGGTCCCACTCATTAACTCTCTGCCAGTTGGCGTGCCTATTCCTGCCGTCACCCAAGCGCTGCGCAACTTTAATCCGGACATTATTCACCTGGCTTCGCCTTATGTTCTCGGCGGTGCTGGCGCTCTGGCGGCGCGACAGCTGCGCATTCCGGCGATCGCGATCTACCAAACTGACGTTGCCGGTTTTGCCACGAAGTACAAGCTCACCCTGCTCGCGGCTGCTTCCTGGGAGTGGACCCGCACCTTGCACAACATGTGCCAGCGCACCCTTGCCCCATCATCGGTGACCATCGCCGAACTCGAGGCCCATGGCATCAACGAGATCTACCACTGGGGTCGCGGCGTAGACACCGTCCGATTCCACCCGTCAAAGCGCTCCGAGGAGCTGCGCACTGTCTGGGACCCGACCCGCTCCAAGCGCATCGTTGGTTTTGTGGGTCGTCTGGCTGCGGAGAAGGGCGTCGATAGGCTTGTTTCCCTCGCGCATCGCAATGACCTGCAGCTAGTTATTGTCGGCGATGGCCCGGAGCGCCAGCGCCTCGAGCGTCTGCTGCCCACCGCCGTGTTCATGGGCGCGCTCGGGGGCGAAGAGCTCTCCCGCGCATACGCCAGCTTGGATTTGTTCGTCCACACCGGCGAGTTCGAGACCTTCTGCCAGGCGATTCAGGAAGCACACGCGTCGGGCGTTCCGACCATCGGCCCGCGCGCCGGTGGCCCTATCGACCTCATTACCCCGGGCGTCGATGGTGACCTGCTTGACGTAGAGACGTTCTCCGAAGAACTGCCACACGCAGTGGATCAGATCCTCGATCCGCGCCGCTACGACCGCTACGCCGCAGCCTCCCGGAACACCGTGCGCACCAAGACGTGGCAAAGCCTGTGCGAGCAACTTCTCAAGCACTACGACGCCGTGATCGCCGAATCCAAGCGTGTGCCACTGACGATCTTTGGTCCACTTCCGGAATTGCCACTGTGGGCAGCCAAGGCACTCGGCGCGCGCGTGGACTAG